In one window of Brenneria goodwinii DNA:
- the odhB gene encoding 2-oxoglutarate dehydrogenase complex dihydrolipoyllysine-residue succinyltransferase, with amino-acid sequence MSSVDIFVPDLPESVADATVATWHKKPGDSVQRDDVLVEIETDKVVLEVPASESGVLEAILEDEGATVTSRQVLARLRLGDSSGKETSEKSQSKESTPAQRYTAGLEEENNDALSPAIRRLIAEHDLDPAAIKGSGVGGRITREDIDKHLSALKKDVKKEEKPATSPASSPETPPALGGRSEKRVPMTRLRKRVAERLLEAKNSTAMLTTFNEVNMKPIMDLRKQYGEIFEKRHSVRLGFMSFYLKAVVEALKRFPEVNASIDGEDVVYHNYFDVSIAVSTPRGLVTPVLRDVDTLGMAEIEKRIKELALKGRDGKLTVEELTGGNFTVTNGGVFGSLMSTPIINPPQSAILGMHAIKDRPMAVDGQVVILPMMYLALSYDHRLIDGRESVSFLVTIKEMLEDPTRLLLDI; translated from the coding sequence ATGAGTAGCGTAGATATTTTTGTCCCTGACTTGCCAGAATCGGTAGCCGATGCCACCGTAGCGACCTGGCATAAAAAACCAGGCGATAGCGTCCAGCGTGATGACGTGCTGGTCGAGATTGAAACCGACAAAGTCGTACTGGAAGTGCCCGCGTCTGAGTCGGGAGTGCTGGAAGCCATTCTGGAAGATGAAGGCGCCACGGTGACCTCCCGCCAGGTACTGGCTCGCCTCCGTCTGGGCGACAGTTCTGGAAAAGAGACCAGCGAAAAGTCTCAAAGTAAGGAATCTACCCCGGCGCAGCGTTATACCGCGGGCCTGGAAGAGGAAAACAATGATGCGCTTAGCCCGGCGATCCGTCGTTTGATCGCGGAGCACGATCTGGATCCCGCCGCCATTAAAGGCAGCGGCGTCGGCGGCCGCATTACCCGCGAAGATATTGACAAGCATTTGTCCGCGTTGAAGAAAGACGTCAAGAAAGAAGAAAAACCCGCGACTTCTCCTGCATCGTCCCCCGAGACGCCGCCGGCATTAGGCGGACGTAGTGAAAAACGCGTACCGATGACCCGGCTGCGTAAACGCGTGGCGGAACGCCTGCTGGAAGCGAAAAACAGCACGGCGATGTTGACGACGTTCAATGAAGTCAACATGAAGCCGATTATGGATTTGCGCAAACAATATGGCGAAATATTTGAAAAACGTCACAGTGTGCGATTAGGATTCATGTCTTTCTATCTTAAGGCGGTGGTTGAAGCGTTGAAGCGTTTCCCGGAAGTGAATGCCTCTATAGATGGCGAGGATGTGGTTTATCATAATTATTTTGACGTGAGTATTGCGGTGTCCACGCCGCGCGGGCTGGTTACTCCGGTTCTGCGCGATGTCGATACATTAGGTATGGCTGAAATTGAAAAACGGATCAAGGAGCTGGCGCTGAAAGGCCGTGATGGCAAATTGACCGTTGAAGAGCTGACCGGCGGTAATTTCACCGTTACCAACGGCGGCGTTTTTGGTTCGCTGATGTCTACTCCGATTATTAACCCGCCCCAGAGTGCGATTCTTGGCATGCATGCGATTAAAGATCGTCCGATGGCGGTGGATGGACAGGTTGTTATTCTGCCAATGATGTATCTGGCGCTGTCCTACGATCATCGCCTGATCGACGGACGTGAGTCCGTCAGCTTCCTGGTAACGATAAAAGAAATGCTGGAAGATCCCACTCGTCTGTTGCTGGATATCTGA
- the sucC gene encoding ADP-forming succinate--CoA ligase subunit beta, which translates to MNLHEYQAKQLFARYGLPAPVGYACTTPREAEEAASKIGAGPWVVKCQVHAGGRGKAGGVKVVSNKEDIRAFAESWLGKNLITYQTDALGQPVHQILVEEATDIDKELYLGAVVDRGSRRVVFMASTEGGVEIEKVAEKTPERIHRAVLDPLTGPQPYQGRELAFKMGLSGKQVAQFSKIFMGLATMFLERDLSLVEINPLVITKQGDLICLDGKLAVDGNALFRQPELREMQDPTQEDPREAHAAQWELNYVALDGNIGCMVNGAGLAMGTMDIVKLHGGAPANFLDVGGGATKERVTEAFKIILSDDNVKAVLVNIFGGIVRCDLIADGIIGAVAEVGVGVPVVVRLEGNNADLGARKLADSGLNIIAAASLIDAAQQAVAATGDK; encoded by the coding sequence ATGAATTTACATGAATATCAGGCAAAACAACTTTTTGCTCGATATGGGTTACCGGCGCCGGTCGGCTATGCCTGTACTACGCCGCGTGAGGCGGAAGAGGCCGCATCAAAAATTGGTGCGGGTCCATGGGTGGTAAAATGCCAGGTTCACGCCGGGGGAAGGGGTAAAGCGGGCGGAGTTAAGGTCGTCAGCAATAAGGAAGACATCCGGGCGTTTGCTGAAAGTTGGCTGGGCAAGAATCTGATTACCTATCAGACAGATGCGCTTGGTCAACCGGTTCACCAGATTTTGGTGGAAGAGGCGACCGACATTGATAAAGAACTCTATCTGGGCGCAGTTGTTGACCGCGGCAGCCGTCGCGTGGTGTTTATGGCATCCACGGAAGGCGGGGTGGAAATTGAAAAAGTCGCCGAAAAGACCCCGGAACGAATCCACCGTGCCGTATTGGATCCGCTGACCGGGCCTCAGCCCTATCAGGGGCGCGAACTGGCCTTCAAAATGGGCTTAAGCGGTAAGCAGGTCGCGCAGTTCAGCAAAATTTTCATGGGGCTGGCGACGATGTTTCTGGAACGTGATTTGTCGCTGGTGGAGATTAATCCGCTGGTTATCACCAAACAGGGCGATCTGATCTGTCTGGACGGCAAACTGGCGGTAGACGGTAACGCGCTGTTCCGTCAGCCTGAATTGCGCGAAATGCAAGATCCGACTCAGGAAGATCCCCGCGAAGCCCATGCCGCCCAGTGGGAACTGAACTATGTGGCGCTGGACGGAAACATCGGCTGTATGGTGAATGGCGCCGGTCTGGCGATGGGAACGATGGATATCGTCAAGTTGCACGGCGGGGCGCCAGCCAACTTCCTTGATGTCGGAGGCGGCGCCACCAAGGAACGCGTGACGGAAGCGTTCAAAATCATCCTGTCTGATGACAACGTCAAGGCCGTATTGGTCAATATCTTTGGTGGTATCGTGCGTTGCGATCTGATCGCGGACGGCATCATCGGCGCCGTTGCGGAAGTGGGCGTTGGCGTACCGGTTGTTGTGCGTCTGGAAGGGAACAACGCGGATCTGGGCGCCCGGAAGCTGGCGGATAGCGGTCTTAATATTATTGCCGCTGCCAGCTTGATCGATGCGGCTCAGCAAGCCGTTGCAGCAACGGGGGATAAATAA
- the sucD gene encoding succinate--CoA ligase subunit alpha translates to MSILINKDTRVICQGFTGSQGTFHSEQALAYGTQLVGGVTPGKGGTEHLGLPVFNTVHEAIKATGATVSVIYVPAPFCKDSILEAIDAGIELIICITEGIPTLDMLVVKVKLDECGVRMIGPNCPGVITPGECKVGIMPGHIHLPGKVGIVSRSGTLTYEAVKQTTDAGLGQSSCVGIGGDPIPGSSFIDILQLFEQDPQTEAIVMIGEIGGTAEEEAAEYIKEHVTKPVVSYIAGVTAPKGKRMGHAGAIIAGGKGTADEKFAALEAAGVKTVRSLADIGDAVKSVLYR, encoded by the coding sequence ATGTCCATTCTGATTAATAAAGACACCAGAGTTATTTGCCAGGGCTTTACCGGCAGTCAGGGGACCTTTCACTCCGAGCAAGCGCTTGCTTACGGCACACAGCTAGTGGGAGGCGTAACGCCGGGTAAAGGCGGCACCGAACATTTGGGATTACCGGTTTTTAATACCGTGCATGAAGCTATCAAGGCTACTGGTGCGACGGTCTCTGTTATCTACGTGCCTGCGCCGTTTTGCAAAGACTCGATTCTGGAAGCCATTGATGCCGGTATTGAGCTGATCATTTGCATTACCGAGGGGATTCCGACGCTGGATATGCTGGTGGTTAAGGTCAAGCTGGATGAATGCGGCGTGCGAATGATCGGCCCGAACTGCCCGGGGGTTATCACACCCGGCGAGTGCAAAGTCGGTATCATGCCCGGCCATATCCATCTACCGGGAAAAGTCGGTATTGTTTCCCGTTCCGGCACCTTGACCTACGAAGCGGTAAAACAGACCACCGATGCCGGGCTGGGTCAGTCTAGCTGTGTAGGGATCGGCGGCGATCCTATTCCCGGCTCCAGCTTCATTGATATTTTACAGCTGTTTGAGCAGGATCCGCAGACTGAAGCGATTGTCATGATCGGCGAGATCGGCGGAACGGCTGAAGAGGAAGCCGCCGAATACATCAAAGAGCACGTGACGAAACCCGTCGTCAGCTACATTGCGGGCGTTACCGCACCTAAAGGTAAGCGGATGGGGCATGCCGGGGCGATTATCGCCGGCGGCAAAGGCACCGCCGATGAGAAGTTTGCCGCGCTGGAAGCCGCCGGGGTGAAAACGGTGCGTAGTCTGGCCGATATCGGCGATGCGGTAAAAAGCGTACTCTACCGATAA